From a region of the Agrobacterium tumefaciens genome:
- the thiC gene encoding phosphomethylpyrimidine synthase ThiC, with the protein MNIVAKTTPPVVTTGPLPASTKVYRQGVLHPEIRVPMREIAVHPTAGEPPVTVYDSSGLYTDPSHSAAIERGLPRQRRDWTLAGGDVEAYDGRHVKPEDNGFATGTRLTPEFPLRYQPLRAKDGKAVTQLAYARAGIITPEMEFIAIRENLGREAAREKLVRDGESFGAHVPDHVSAEFVRQEVAAGRAIIPANINHPELEPMIIGRNFLVKINANIGNSAVTSSMAEEVEKMVWAIRWGADTVMDLSTGRNIHNIREWIIRNSPVPIGTVPLYQALEKVNGIAEDLTWEVFRDTLIEQAEQGVDYFTIHAGVRLHYIPLTVNRVTGIVSRGGSIMAKWCLHHHKESFLYEHFEEICDICRAYDVSFSLGDGLRPGSIADANDAAQFAELETLGELTKIAWAKDCQVMIEGPGHVPMHKIKENMDKQLEVCGEAPFYTLGPLTTDIAPGYDHITSGIGAAMIGWFGTAMLCYVTPKEHLGLPDRNDVKVGVITYKIAAHAADLAKGHPAAQVRDDALSRARFEFRWEDQFNLSLDPDTARSFHDETLPKEAHKVAHFCSMCGPKFCSMRISHDIRAEAQKEGLEAMAARFQEGGELYLPVDPSTGA; encoded by the coding sequence ATGAATATCGTTGCCAAGACTACCCCACCCGTCGTCACCACCGGGCCGTTGCCTGCCTCCACGAAAGTCTACAGGCAAGGTGTCCTGCATCCGGAAATTCGCGTGCCGATGCGCGAGATCGCGGTTCATCCGACAGCGGGCGAACCGCCCGTAACGGTCTATGATTCCTCCGGTCTCTACACCGACCCTTCCCACAGTGCCGCCATTGAGCGTGGCCTTCCACGCCAGCGTCGCGACTGGACGCTGGCCGGAGGTGATGTCGAGGCTTACGACGGACGTCACGTCAAACCGGAGGACAACGGTTTTGCGACTGGCACCCGCCTGACGCCTGAATTTCCGTTACGCTATCAACCGCTCAGGGCCAAAGACGGCAAAGCCGTCACGCAGCTTGCCTATGCTCGGGCAGGTATCATCACACCGGAAATGGAGTTCATCGCCATCCGGGAAAACCTTGGGCGTGAGGCGGCCAGGGAAAAGCTTGTGCGTGATGGCGAGAGTTTCGGCGCGCATGTTCCTGATCACGTCAGTGCGGAATTCGTTCGTCAGGAGGTGGCCGCAGGCCGGGCGATCATCCCCGCCAACATCAATCATCCCGAACTGGAGCCGATGATCATCGGCCGCAATTTCCTGGTGAAGATCAACGCCAATATCGGCAATTCCGCCGTTACGTCCTCGATGGCGGAAGAGGTAGAGAAAATGGTCTGGGCGATCCGTTGGGGCGCCGACACGGTCATGGACCTTTCAACGGGTCGCAACATTCACAATATCCGAGAGTGGATCATCCGCAATTCGCCCGTGCCGATCGGCACTGTGCCGCTCTATCAGGCGCTGGAAAAGGTGAACGGCATTGCCGAAGACCTGACCTGGGAGGTCTTCCGCGATACGCTGATCGAGCAGGCGGAGCAGGGCGTAGACTACTTCACAATCCATGCCGGCGTCCGGCTGCATTACATTCCGCTCACCGTCAACCGCGTTACCGGTATCGTGTCGCGTGGCGGTTCGATCATGGCCAAGTGGTGTCTGCATCATCACAAGGAGAGTTTCCTCTACGAACACTTCGAGGAAATCTGCGACATCTGCCGCGCCTACGATGTTTCTTTCTCACTCGGCGACGGTCTGCGTCCGGGGTCAATTGCCGATGCCAATGATGCGGCGCAATTTGCCGAACTGGAAACGCTGGGTGAGTTGACCAAGATCGCCTGGGCCAAGGATTGCCAGGTGATGATCGAAGGCCCTGGTCATGTGCCAATGCACAAGATCAAGGAGAACATGGACAAGCAGCTTGAAGTCTGCGGCGAGGCACCGTTCTACACGCTCGGGCCGCTGACGACGGATATTGCTCCGGGTTATGACCACATTACGTCTGGTATCGGCGCCGCGATGATCGGCTGGTTCGGCACGGCAATGCTTTGTTATGTGACACCGAAAGAACATCTCGGTCTGCCTGATCGCAATGACGTCAAGGTGGGTGTCATTACCTACAAGATTGCCGCCCACGCAGCCGATCTCGCCAAGGGACACCCGGCTGCGCAGGTGCGTGACGATGCGTTGTCGCGCGCCCGTTTCGAGTTCCGTTGGGAAGACCAGTTCAATCTTTCGCTCGATCCCGACACGGCGCGTTCCTTCCATGATGAAACGCTGCCGAAGGAGGCGCACAAGGTCGCGCATTTCTGCTCGATGTGTGGTCCCAAATTCTGCTCGATGCGGATTTCGCATGACATCCGCGCCGAGGCGCAGAAGGAAGGGCTGGAAGCAATGGCAGCCAGGTTCCAGGAGGGTGGAGAGCTCTATCTGCCTGTCGATCCTTCGACTGGCGCTTAG
- a CDS encoding acyl carrier protein, with the protein MNATIREILAKFGQLPTPVETIADEADLYAAGLSSFASVQLMLGIEEAFDIEFPDNLLNRKSFASIKAIEETVKLILDGKEAA; encoded by the coding sequence ATGAACGCGACTATTCGTGAAATACTGGCAAAGTTCGGCCAGCTTCCCACCCCTGTCGAAACGATCGCCGATGAGGCTGATCTTTACGCGGCGGGGCTTTCGTCTTTTGCTTCGGTACAACTGATGCTCGGCATCGAAGAGGCATTCGATATCGAGTTCCCCGACAATCTTCTCAACCGTAAATCCTTTGCGAGCATCAAGGCCATCGAAGAAACGGTCAAGCTCATCCTCGACGGAAAAGAGGCCGCCTGA
- a CDS encoding acyl-CoA/acyl-ACP dehydrogenase, whose product MNVTVAPMDEALSARAGKVAAIAAKHADDVDAAGRFPHEAVAALRHERLLGIQIPENLGGEAASLQAIADICVRLGQACSATAMIFAMHHIKLSSLVEHGEQSDWHAAFMRRVAGEQLLLGSATTEGGIGGNLRNSICAIDIQGDICQLEKDATVISYGSDADAILITSRSHSDAAPTDQVMTVFLKDQYTLEKTHVWDTLGMRGTCSDGFLFRGKAPATQIFPKPFAEIAAQSMLATSHLLWSAVWYGIASDAVLRAQSFVRAAARKSPGTAPPGAIRLAEVSTKLQVVKSNIIAGIKAYNDTKSDPEKLMSMAFAVAMNNVKICSSESILEIIDHAMLICGIMGYKNGTPYSLGRHLRDAHSARLMISNDRILGNSANLLLVHKQDTSLLG is encoded by the coding sequence ATGAACGTCACCGTGGCGCCGATGGATGAAGCTCTGTCCGCGCGTGCGGGCAAAGTCGCGGCGATTGCCGCAAAACATGCCGATGATGTCGATGCTGCCGGCCGGTTTCCCCATGAGGCCGTCGCAGCACTGCGGCACGAACGGCTGCTGGGAATTCAAATTCCTGAAAACCTTGGCGGCGAAGCTGCCTCCCTGCAGGCGATCGCCGATATCTGCGTTCGCCTGGGACAGGCATGCTCGGCAACGGCGATGATTTTCGCCATGCATCATATCAAACTGTCGAGCCTCGTTGAGCACGGCGAACAAAGCGACTGGCACGCGGCTTTCATGCGCCGTGTTGCGGGCGAACAGCTCCTGCTCGGATCGGCGACGACGGAAGGCGGCATCGGCGGTAATCTCCGCAACTCCATCTGCGCAATCGATATCCAGGGCGATATCTGCCAGCTGGAAAAGGACGCCACCGTCATTTCCTACGGTAGCGACGCCGACGCCATTTTGATCACCTCGCGCTCGCATTCTGACGCCGCTCCCACCGATCAGGTGATGACGGTTTTCCTGAAAGACCAGTATACGCTCGAGAAGACCCACGTATGGGACACGCTCGGCATGCGCGGAACCTGCTCCGACGGCTTCCTGTTTCGCGGCAAGGCGCCGGCCACCCAGATTTTTCCGAAACCCTTTGCCGAGATCGCTGCACAATCGATGCTTGCAACATCGCATCTGCTGTGGAGCGCGGTCTGGTACGGTATCGCTTCTGACGCTGTCTTGAGAGCGCAATCTTTCGTACGCGCTGCGGCACGCAAATCGCCAGGCACTGCACCACCAGGCGCCATCCGCCTTGCCGAAGTCTCGACCAAGCTGCAGGTGGTGAAATCCAACATCATCGCTGGCATCAAGGCCTACAATGACACCAAGAGCGATCCGGAAAAGCTCATGTCCATGGCCTTCGCCGTGGCCATGAACAATGTGAAGATCTGCTCTTCGGAATCCATTCTCGAAATCATCGACCACGCCATGCTGATCTGCGGCATCATGGGCTACAAGAACGGTACGCCCTACAGCCTCGGCCGACATCTGCGCGATGCGCATTCCGCGCGCCTGATGATTTCCAACGACCGCATACTCGGCAATTCCGCCAACCTCCTGCTCGTTCACAAGCAGGACACCAGCCTCTTGGGATAA
- a CDS encoding amino acid--[acyl-carrier-protein] ligase: MDMQTSFVDRLFEEGLLIETGVDGLYGRSGQFEDVIAAFERLIDRTGGPDGAEAIRFPPGINRAYFEKSGYMKSFPQLAGTVHSFCGCELDHVSLLKTMDEGGDWTKDQKATDIVLTPAACYPLYPTIAKRGNLPSGGGLYDIQSYCFRHEPSKDPARQQLFRMREYVRMGTETDVTEFRQIWMDRGVAMMAAVGLDVTIDVANDPFFGRAGKMLANNQRDQNLKFELLIPVTSTTNPTACMSFNYHQDAFGQKWGLNLDSGDVAHTACVGFGLERIALALFAHHGLDVKKWPEKVVKTLWG; the protein is encoded by the coding sequence ATGGACATGCAGACATCGTTTGTTGATCGACTGTTTGAAGAGGGCCTGCTGATCGAGACGGGCGTGGATGGTCTTTATGGCCGCAGCGGTCAGTTCGAAGACGTCATCGCCGCGTTCGAGCGCCTGATTGATCGGACCGGTGGTCCGGATGGTGCAGAAGCGATCCGCTTCCCGCCGGGCATCAACCGTGCCTATTTCGAAAAAAGCGGCTACATGAAGAGCTTTCCGCAGCTTGCAGGCACGGTTCACTCCTTCTGCGGCTGCGAGCTGGACCATGTCAGCCTGCTGAAGACGATGGATGAGGGTGGCGACTGGACGAAAGACCAGAAGGCCACCGATATCGTTCTGACACCGGCCGCGTGCTACCCGCTTTACCCGACGATTGCCAAGCGCGGCAACCTGCCGTCCGGCGGTGGGCTCTACGATATCCAGTCCTATTGCTTCCGCCATGAGCCGTCCAAGGACCCGGCCCGCCAACAGCTTTTCCGCATGCGCGAATATGTTCGCATGGGCACGGAAACGGATGTCACAGAGTTCCGTCAGATCTGGATGGATCGTGGTGTCGCGATGATGGCTGCCGTTGGCCTCGACGTAACGATTGACGTGGCAAACGATCCGTTCTTCGGCCGCGCCGGCAAGATGCTTGCCAACAATCAGCGCGACCAGAACCTGAAGTTTGAGCTGCTGATCCCGGTGACATCCACCACCAATCCGACGGCCTGCATGAGCTTCAACTACCATCAGGACGCCTTCGGCCAGAAATGGGGTCTGAACCTCGACAGCGGCGACGTTGCGCATACGGCGTGTGTTGGCTTCGGCCTCGAGCGCATTGCGCTTGCACTGTTTGCACATCACGGTCTCGACGTGAAAAAATGGCCTGAAAAGGTCGTGAAGACGCTCTGGGGCTGA
- a CDS encoding DUF1839 family protein: MKQIFPGLDPQNYAQHPLHSSERMWPETNCYVDLWIEVLASRGLPPEAMLGFTLAQDFEGDQFTFFKVPLEDLEALYDIRATELAIFDQVENHVEAQLQRGRICLIEMDSFYMPDTHGVGYQKEHGKTTIAINRLDRDKRELDYFHNAGFFHLAGDDFDGLFQHHLQETDPPFLPYTEFAKFPDSNNSETHIRKTAARLLKLHFSRRPSANPVRAFSAVFPAQVEKVADRPFGFFHKYAFNTLRQLGANFELAASHLEWLDRDGFQEASQHALRISEVAKTVQFQLARAVTRRKFDALATVLDPAADAWDALMQALDKKLSDASEAA; the protein is encoded by the coding sequence ATGAAGCAGATATTTCCTGGCCTCGATCCTCAGAACTACGCGCAGCATCCCCTGCATTCCTCAGAGAGAATGTGGCCGGAAACCAATTGCTACGTCGATTTGTGGATCGAAGTGCTGGCGTCCCGAGGCCTGCCTCCGGAAGCCATGCTCGGCTTCACGCTGGCTCAGGATTTCGAAGGCGACCAGTTCACCTTTTTCAAGGTGCCGCTGGAAGACCTCGAAGCACTATACGACATCCGCGCCACCGAACTGGCGATCTTCGATCAGGTGGAAAACCACGTCGAGGCACAGCTTCAGCGCGGCCGCATCTGCCTCATCGAAATGGACAGTTTCTACATGCCTGATACCCATGGTGTGGGCTATCAAAAAGAGCATGGCAAAACGACTATCGCCATCAATCGGCTCGACAGAGACAAGCGCGAGCTGGACTATTTCCACAATGCCGGTTTTTTCCATCTGGCAGGTGACGACTTCGACGGTCTGTTCCAGCACCATCTGCAGGAAACCGACCCGCCTTTCCTGCCCTATACGGAATTCGCGAAATTTCCCGACAGCAACAATTCTGAAACGCACATCCGCAAGACGGCTGCGCGCCTGCTGAAGCTGCATTTCTCCAGGCGTCCATCCGCCAATCCGGTCAGGGCGTTCTCGGCCGTATTTCCGGCTCAGGTGGAAAAAGTGGCCGACAGACCCTTCGGCTTTTTTCACAAATATGCTTTCAACACGTTACGACAACTCGGCGCCAATTTCGAACTGGCGGCAAGCCACCTCGAATGGCTGGATAGGGATGGCTTCCAAGAGGCATCGCAACACGCTTTGCGCATATCGGAGGTCGCCAAGACCGTTCAGTTCCAGCTGGCGCGGGCTGTCACGCGCCGCAAATTCGATGCGCTTGCAACTGTTCTCGATCCCGCCGCAGATGCATGGGACGCGTTGATGCAGGCCCTCGACAAGAAACTGTCCGATGCCAGCGAGGCCGCGTGA
- a CDS encoding glycoside hydrolase family 2 protein, translating to MRVTLPGETATLLSEGWTLTLTSADAYDLPSDIPAHLESLPADVPGTVAQALEVSGEFDRFAPEALNDKDAWYRLTLISEVKGRAILRFDGLATVTEVFFNGTLVAASQSMFEVLEIPVDLTGADELAMCFRALSPRLEKTGPRARWRPQMMNSQGLRLIRTTALGYMPGWCPEIHAAGPWRPVSLTRQPQIHYSIRSSLDEAGTGTLSVALETDSDVSLARLICGGHAVDLNTDAIGRLSGELAIPEVTPWWPHTHGEPTLHEIALELDGKRISLGTTGFRRIDIDHGKDGNGFGLRINGEPVFCRGAVWTTADIVRLPGGRADYEPWLKRALDAGMNMIRIGGTMTYETAEFFKLCDKLGIMVWQDAMLANFDYPAKDEAFREHVTTEISQLLDATALSPSLTVFCGGSEMYQQGAMLGLPEQIWKGPLTEVVLPDLLKTKRPDIAYVANSPSGGALPFFPNSGVGHYYGVGAYCRPLDDARRADVRFAAECLAFANIPEQETLDRHLAVQPVHDPRWKARTPRDRGASWDFEDVRDHYLKLLYDVEPDVLRREDSARYMDMSRAAIAEVMEATFAEWRRPDSHCQGALVWTFQDILPGAGWGLIDATGRPKSVWYGLKRAFGRLQVTLSDEGTNGLDVNIVNETAQTTQVMLELTCLRDGTQPVVHAKRAFDLAPRQSLVVPATDLFGAFFDTTYAYRFGPPSHDVTLARLRDTTSGHVVTDAFHFPLGRKRALHPASIQITKNNIGGTWWLEIETDRLAQSVHIAAEGYSPSDNWFHLAPGEAKRIELRADVDADAAEPTGEIMSLGSSRRFSF from the coding sequence GTGAGAGTGACCCTTCCGGGAGAGACGGCGACCCTGTTAAGCGAAGGCTGGACGCTGACGCTGACATCAGCGGATGCCTATGATCTCCCGTCGGACATTCCGGCACACCTTGAAAGCCTGCCCGCCGACGTTCCGGGCACCGTGGCGCAGGCACTGGAGGTCTCAGGCGAGTTCGATCGCTTTGCCCCAGAAGCCCTGAACGACAAAGACGCATGGTATCGCCTGACCCTGATTTCGGAGGTTAAGGGACGCGCGATATTGCGTTTCGATGGACTGGCGACCGTCACCGAGGTCTTTTTCAACGGCACATTGGTCGCCGCATCCCAGAGCATGTTCGAGGTTCTGGAGATCCCGGTTGACTTGACGGGGGCGGACGAGTTGGCGATGTGTTTCCGGGCCTTGTCCCCGAGGCTTGAGAAGACCGGCCCCCGCGCCAGATGGCGCCCCCAGATGATGAATTCACAGGGTTTGCGGCTGATCCGCACAACGGCACTCGGTTACATGCCGGGCTGGTGCCCTGAAATTCATGCAGCCGGCCCCTGGCGTCCTGTCAGCCTCACAAGGCAACCGCAAATCCATTACTCCATTCGTTCTTCTCTGGACGAAGCAGGAACCGGAACGCTCAGCGTCGCTCTGGAAACGGATAGCGACGTATCGTTGGCGCGTTTGATATGCGGCGGGCATGCAGTCGACCTGAATACAGATGCAATTGGCAGGCTTTCCGGCGAGTTGGCGATCCCAGAGGTCACGCCATGGTGGCCACACACACATGGCGAACCGACCCTCCACGAGATCGCTTTGGAGCTGGACGGCAAGCGCATCAGTCTTGGAACGACAGGCTTTCGACGGATTGACATCGACCACGGCAAAGATGGCAATGGTTTCGGACTGCGGATCAACGGAGAACCTGTGTTCTGCCGCGGTGCCGTCTGGACGACAGCCGATATCGTCCGGCTGCCCGGCGGGCGCGCGGATTACGAACCATGGCTCAAACGGGCTCTGGACGCCGGTATGAACATGATCCGCATTGGCGGTACAATGACCTATGAGACCGCGGAGTTTTTTAAACTCTGCGACAAACTCGGCATCATGGTCTGGCAGGATGCCATGCTTGCGAACTTCGACTATCCGGCCAAGGATGAGGCGTTTCGCGAGCACGTAACGACCGAGATATCGCAGCTTCTTGACGCCACCGCATTGTCGCCTTCGCTCACCGTCTTTTGCGGTGGCAGCGAGATGTATCAGCAGGGAGCGATGCTGGGCCTTCCCGAGCAAATCTGGAAAGGTCCATTGACGGAAGTGGTCCTTCCCGACCTTTTGAAAACAAAACGCCCTGACATCGCTTACGTGGCGAATTCACCGTCGGGCGGCGCATTGCCATTTTTTCCCAATTCTGGGGTCGGCCATTATTACGGTGTCGGAGCCTATTGCCGCCCTCTCGACGATGCGCGCCGTGCTGATGTTCGTTTTGCCGCCGAGTGCCTGGCGTTTGCCAATATTCCCGAGCAGGAAACACTGGACCGCCATCTTGCCGTTCAGCCTGTGCATGATCCGCGATGGAAAGCCCGAACACCGCGTGACCGGGGTGCCTCCTGGGACTTCGAGGATGTGCGCGATCACTACCTGAAACTCCTTTACGACGTCGAACCGGATGTCTTGCGCCGCGAAGACAGCGCCCGCTACATGGACATGTCACGCGCTGCAATTGCCGAAGTCATGGAAGCAACCTTTGCGGAGTGGCGTCGTCCGGATTCCCATTGCCAAGGCGCCCTGGTCTGGACGTTCCAGGATATCCTGCCCGGCGCAGGCTGGGGATTGATCGATGCCACGGGCCGACCAAAATCCGTTTGGTACGGGTTGAAACGTGCCTTCGGTCGGCTGCAGGTGACGCTGTCGGATGAAGGCACAAATGGCCTGGACGTCAATATCGTCAACGAAACCGCCCAAACAACTCAAGTCATGCTGGAATTGACTTGCCTGCGGGATGGCACGCAACCGGTCGTGCATGCCAAACGGGCCTTCGATCTTGCGCCTCGCCAGAGTCTCGTTGTCCCGGCAACAGACCTGTTCGGAGCGTTTTTCGACACAACCTATGCCTATCGCTTCGGCCCTCCTTCCCATGATGTGACGCTCGCTCGGCTACGCGACACGACAAGCGGACATGTGGTGACAGATGCATTTCATTTTCCACTTGGACGGAAAAGAGCACTGCACCCGGCATCAATACAGATCACCAAAAACAATATTGGCGGAACTTGGTGGCTTGAGATCGAAACCGATCGTCTGGCGCAGTCGGTCCATATTGCAGCGGAAGGCTATAGCCCCTCCGACAACTGGTTCCATCTGGCTCCGGGTGAAGCAAAGCGGATCGAACTTCGTGCCGACGTCGATGCCGATGCTGCCGAACCAACTGGCGAAATCATGTCGCTCGGCTCAAGCCGCCGCTTTTCCTTCTAG
- a CDS encoding alpha/beta fold hydrolase, producing MTINISERTGGMNAQPVSFDGCVGIFHPALGDTQKNTAVLFVSPWGMEELCSRKFQRVIAERLGAVGIASLRFDYHGAGDALDPQDVGKDADWSANARSALNCLREISGVSSVVIVAQGLGCLIAMQAFADETSVSGMALLAPVVSGRAYLRETAMWSSMIDDGLGLRPEQRLATPGSIASMEMPAVVAERIKKTNLSSSTVVPAERLLVLTRPGRVTDADFARHLQTLAGDVQEDEFTGYDDLVSSPTLSKIPDSVVSRIVDWTLSQAQASDGAGYAGEQLANAGQRGHGFIEKPVQFGENGRLFGVFCKPADASASSAVLFLGAAYDRHAGWGRLSVTMARELARNGVASLRFDAANIADSPPVEGVPEQVLYDVRQNDDVVAALDFLSAQIAGPIVAAGRCSGAYLAFNGALSDDRIRAVVAVNPVVFHWLKGRSVDEALHKRPRSFGEYRQRFLQGATFKRLFSGDVDVVSAVLNIIKATAKKLSTKTARLFRAKSEEGRAVYRAFETLRAKGTIVTLLYSDNDDGLEHFRYYFDSDGRGLGAYANASVTIIPDADHNLSTPQARAVYLETVTRLASQP from the coding sequence ATGACGATAAATATTTCAGAGCGAACAGGCGGTATGAACGCGCAGCCAGTTTCTTTTGATGGTTGTGTCGGCATTTTTCATCCAGCCTTGGGTGATACTCAAAAAAATACTGCGGTTCTCTTCGTCAGCCCCTGGGGTATGGAAGAACTCTGCAGCCGCAAATTCCAGCGGGTCATTGCCGAGCGGCTTGGTGCTGTCGGCATTGCGAGCCTGCGGTTCGACTACCATGGCGCGGGTGATGCGCTCGATCCTCAAGATGTGGGCAAGGACGCAGATTGGTCCGCCAACGCCAGATCTGCTCTCAATTGTCTCCGCGAGATTTCGGGTGTCTCAAGCGTTGTCATTGTTGCTCAGGGGCTTGGCTGCCTGATTGCCATGCAGGCTTTTGCGGATGAGACGAGCGTAAGCGGAATGGCTCTACTTGCTCCTGTCGTTTCAGGGCGTGCCTATCTGCGTGAAACTGCGATGTGGTCGTCGATGATCGATGACGGTCTGGGCCTTCGTCCCGAGCAACGGTTGGCGACACCCGGTTCCATCGCCAGCATGGAGATGCCTGCCGTCGTTGCAGAGAGGATCAAGAAGACCAATCTTTCCAGCTCGACTGTTGTTCCTGCCGAGCGGCTGCTCGTTCTGACGCGGCCAGGGCGCGTGACGGATGCCGATTTCGCACGCCATTTGCAAACGCTTGCTGGCGACGTGCAAGAAGACGAATTCACAGGCTATGACGATCTGGTTTCCAGTCCGACCTTGTCAAAGATCCCGGACAGTGTCGTCAGCCGCATCGTGGACTGGACACTGTCGCAGGCGCAAGCGAGTGATGGTGCCGGATATGCCGGGGAACAGCTCGCCAACGCGGGTCAGAGAGGACATGGATTTATCGAAAAACCTGTCCAGTTCGGTGAGAACGGACGTCTGTTCGGTGTCTTCTGCAAACCCGCTGACGCCAGCGCATCGTCTGCGGTCCTTTTTCTGGGGGCCGCCTATGACAGGCATGCGGGGTGGGGCAGACTTTCGGTAACGATGGCACGCGAACTCGCGAGAAATGGCGTTGCTTCCTTGCGGTTTGATGCGGCGAACATCGCCGACAGTCCACCGGTTGAAGGCGTTCCAGAACAGGTGCTTTACGACGTCAGACAGAACGATGATGTCGTCGCGGCTCTCGATTTTCTGTCGGCGCAGATCGCAGGTCCGATCGTCGCCGCCGGGCGCTGCAGCGGTGCCTATCTGGCCTTTAACGGTGCTCTTTCCGATGATCGCATCCGCGCTGTCGTTGCGGTCAATCCGGTTGTTTTCCATTGGCTGAAAGGCCGCTCCGTCGATGAGGCGCTGCACAAACGTCCGCGCTCTTTCGGCGAATATCGCCAGCGCTTTTTGCAAGGGGCAACGTTCAAGCGCCTGTTCAGCGGCGATGTCGACGTTGTAAGTGCTGTGCTGAACATCATCAAAGCGACGGCGAAAAAGCTTTCGACAAAAACCGCACGCCTTTTTCGAGCCAAAAGTGAGGAAGGTCGGGCGGTTTATCGGGCTTTCGAAACATTGCGAGCAAAGGGCACGATCGTCACGCTGCTCTATAGCGACAATGACGACGGGCTCGAACACTTCCGTTATTACTTCGATTCCGATGGACGGGGGCTGGGTGCCTATGCGAATGCGTCGGTGACGATCATTCCCGATGCCGACCATAATCTGTCCACGCCTCAAGCCCGCGCGGTCTACCTTGAGACCGTGACGCGTCTTGCATCTCAACCCTGA